Proteins encoded within one genomic window of Rhinoderma darwinii isolate aRhiDar2 chromosome 5, aRhiDar2.hap1, whole genome shotgun sequence:
- the LOC142652611 gene encoding mycolipanoate synthase-like, giving the protein MDEPKDQIAVVGIGCNFPGGEGIDNFWKVIFEGKNCTIEIPEERFNVKHWYDSDYNKPGKTYTSRAAIVEGIHEFDHKLFGIYKSETDNMDPQQKQLLECTYRALEDAGYPTESISGSETGVFIGLMNRDADNIFNNCGDNINHLNGTGTSTCIAANRISYCFNLTGPSLSIDTACSSSLVALHYACQSIRQGDCEMAICGGVSCIIEPRIFVALSQAKMISPEGTSKPFSNKADGYGRGEGCGIVLLKPLIKAVEDNNKIWGIICKTAINQDGRSVSPITKPSQYQQEKLLWNIYETIDPCSVQYVEAHGTGTPIGDPTEAASLGNLMKRRPSGMKPLKIGSVKGNIGHTESAAGVAGLIKVLLMMHHEIIPPSLHYSKENGIKIIEESNLQIPTSPEKWQEDVKFGRMAGINCFGFGGTNTHAVVKQYKQKKSQHHSKRPVEIFILSAASSKSLNLSIENTQQVLSKETSLTLENLVYTAACRRSHLNYKYRTGFLASSLTHLNQQLQVVKKDTALAKSRLHIVFVFCGNGVLYKGMCKMLLEHEPVFRKKCVEIDEMIRVYTSLSVLQLLEEEFDDFSSPDVAQLLLFAIQVSLVALLTHWGVKPDCILGHSVGEVAAAHISGILSLKDAVKVIYYRSTLQCKATGGKMLVVGNIAITEISKIIVSYGGKVCIAAYNSPTSCTVSGDGETINHLNKKLSKDYSSNNIFLHLLDVPAAYHSPMMDPILNEVKETLRDLHKQNMEIDIISTVTGKPASKGDFTTGDYWAKNIREPVAFEQAVEASARDKENTLFIEIGPRRALQRNITETLGPKTTVLPAIQPPKEYETILSMLTALFTQGYNPDWCKVFEAYKSSPATIPRYQFDHVKQDIKYEKIRQGNQTVASPNHPLIHNMSEDFTEFRCKVSKTITPYVYEHKNRGSALIPGAFYVELGLAAAANILKPKLPLSSLKISVTFLNPCVLQQDSVDLNVKLHQEDQVTRFEVLTSHVFATGQIEKTNRTLDTSKRISTEQIFHRCTSIFKKENLYEQLSSFGFEYGKSYKQLGDVHYGKDLKEGIARVKVSEEIRETMYEYHIHPVILDWFLQMTVCMGSDSNDSVIFPSSVENVTILQPLQEEMIIYMKTVQRTEKYIEMCGCFADNNGSILVEIKRAKMALVKQTFNKEEKSFFHVEWKQSSQSQSTPEHPDHQSKMMIYSDNLGIGEKLSKYIQNGLSYITFNSWDSDIHTHQLLNSDCNEVVFMWGIHRPTEDISDNPSQYLAQCCDVYRQLILAVKQKTIKPSIRTVTFRTVDKTVDHINPGFSLVGMTRACLVEITEITFQLIDISSPSSQNVAALAQVLLQFDPNDYPEIWINEGSIYTSDIISTDTEKRTWQIKSLEKSDHFTLYTSDPYKIHDISAEQNHFPFSELQKNEIEINIDKICTHTEDYFPVSLSSWKYGNTLYWTTSEKHELIALDYSGIVTAVGKDVKKIQVGDQVVACYPIVATSKVKICQDVCYLVKKVPVLGNSPCISFFVLAWEILHHHLPPTKNKPKLVIVTLDAKSILCRVLSKTAEQSGWKVVISNGDIITDKKCAAMVVLPAAEGISREALTELPLLKNVIVLSDQKNIKNLILNARQDIHVHLLDLAVVFQKAYLQQFAKDLHKWLYSISSEIIIPESTIQPPCSNSDVKNTLCSYSTAQALPLLALENGIISKISESPADPRLFRHRGVYIVTGGLTGLGFETVKFIIRNGGGNVVILSRRNPTPEMKQQIAEAQNEKKNSKLVTLQCNITSYTEVTKAINSIQKIFPNIPIRGVFHSAVVFHDGILQNLNLLLFEKVFSPKVDGAVNLHRATSNIKLDYFVCYSSVTSFVGNAGQANYAAANSFLDVFCQYRRNKGLCGQSISWGGLNLGVLLNQHQIHKLLEAKGMLLLNTEEIHEHLKKCLLINNVHQAIAKFNFKTMYNSLISYIPTLNKRFYNIIVEEMKSWEQTPKGNQFPSRNTETSEDYILLVVTELTGVGSTDISTGTLLGSLGIDSMLAMTLQSRVYKEKNVNIPLVKLLDPNTTILMLVSILKETTCDELEFVTKIIEETKL; this is encoded by the exons ATGGATGAACCAAAAGATCAGATAGCAGTAGTTGGAATAGGATGTAATTTCCCAGGAG GTGAAGGAATTGACAATTTTTGGAAAGTTATTTTTGAGGGAAAAAACTGTACGAtagagataccagaggaaagatttAATGTCAAACATTGGTATGATTCTGATTATAATAAGCCTGGAAAAACATATACCAGTCGAGCTGCCATTGTGGAGGG TATTCATGAATTTGATCATAAACTTTTTGGAATCTACAAGTCTGAAACTGATAATATGGATCCACAGCAAAAACAGCTGCTTGAATGTACATATAGGGCTCTGGAAGATGCAGGCTACCCAACAGAGAGCATCAGTGGGAGTGAAACTGGAGTGTTTATAG gtctcATGAACAGAGATGCagataacatttttaataactgtGGTGATAACATTAATCATTTAAATGGCACTGGCACATCAACATGCATAGCCGCCAATAGGATATCATATTGCTTCAATTTAACTGGTCCGTCTCTGTCAATCGACACTGCTTGTTCCTCTTCTCTTGTTGCCTTACACTATGCCTGCCAATCCATCAGACAAG GAGATTGTGAGATGGCGATCTGTGGTGGAGTCAGTTGTATCATTGAACCTCGTATCTTCGTTGCCCTTAGTCAAGCAAAAATGATTTCTCCAGAAGGGACAAGTAAACCATTTTCTAACAAAGCAGATGGATATGGGAGAGGAGAAGGATGTGGTATTGTTCTCCTAAAACCTTTAATAAAG GCTGTAGAAGATAACAACAAAATATGGGGAATAATATGTAAAACTGCAATTAATCAAGATGGGCGTTCAGTatccccaatcaccaaaccatctCAATATCAACAAGAGAAGTTATTGTGGAACATCTATGAAACCATAGATCCATGTTCTGTGCAGTACGTTGAAGCTCATGGGACTGGAACACCAATTGGTGACCCAACAGAAGCTGCCAGCTTAGGAAACTTGATGAAAAGGCGTCCTAGTGGAATGAAACCTCTGAAGATTGGATCAGTTAAAGGAAACATTGGTCACACGGAATCTGCTGCTGGGGTTGCTGGGTTGATAAAAGTTCTTCTCATGATGCATCATGAAATTATTCCTCCATCTCTACATTATTCTAAAGAAAATGGAATCAAAATCATTGAGGAATCCAATCTACAAATTCCAACCAGTCCTGAAAAATGGCAAGAGGACGTCAAATTTGGAAGAATGGCAGGAATAAATTGTTTTGGATTTGGAGGAACTAATACCCACGCCGTTGTaaaacaatataaacaaaaaaaatctcaACATCATTCAAAAAGACCAGTTGAAATATTTATTTTGTCTGCGGCCTCCAGCAAATCACTTAACCTTTCTATTGAAAATACGCAACAAGTGTTAAGCAAGGAAACTTCCTTAACCCTGGAGAACCTTGTCTACACAGCAGCCTGCAGAAGAAGTCATCTAAATTACAAATATAGAACAGGATTTCTCGCCTCTTCATTAACTCACTTAAACCAACAGCTACAAGTTGTGAAAAAAGACACTGCTCTAGCGAAATCCCGTCTCCATATTGTATTTGTATTCTGTGGGAATGGGGTCCTTTATAAAGGGATGTGTAAGATGTTACTAGAACATGAGCCAGTGTTCAGAAAGAAATGTGTAGAGATTGATGAGATGATCAGAGTCTACACTTCACTTTCTGTGCTACAGTTGTTAGAGGAAGAGTTTGATGATTTCTCAAGTCCCGATGTGGCACAACTGCTGCTCTTTGCAATTCAGGTGTCGTTAGTGGCTCTTCTGACACATTGGGGGGTGAAGCCAGATTGCATATTGGGACATTCAGTTGGAGAAGTTGCTGCCGCTCATATTTCTGGAATTCTTTCACTAAAAGATGCTGTAAAAGTAATTTACTACAGAAGTACACTGCAATGCAAAGCTACTGGAGGAAAAATGTTGGTAGTTGGAAATATTGCAATAACTGAAATATCAAAAATAATTGTATCCTACGGGGGGAAAGTATGTATCGCTGCTTATAATAGTCCTACTTCCTGCACAGTATCTGGAGATGGTGAGACAATAAACCATCTTAATAAAAAACTGTCCAAAGATTACAGTTCAAATAATATATTTCTCCATCTACTCGATGTTCCTGCTGCATACCACAGCCCCATGATGGATCCTATATTGAATGAGGTAAAAGAGACACTGAGGGATTTACATAAACAAAATATGGAAATTGATATTATTTCAACAGTGACGGGTAAGCCGGCATCCAAAGGAGATTTCACCACTGGTGATTACTGGGCTAAAAATATTCGTGAACCAGTCGCCTTTGAACAAGCTGTAGAAGCTTCAGCAAGAGATAAAGAAAACACTCTGTTTATTGAAATAGGTCCGCGGAGAGCATTACAAAGGAACATAACTGAAACTTTAGGACCCAAAACAACCGTATTacctgctatacagcccccaaaaGAGTATGAGACCATCTTGTCTATGCTGACTGCACTTTTCACACAAGGATACAATCCTGACTGGTGTAAAGTATTTGAAGCTTATAAATCTTCTCCAGCAACTATTCCAAGATACCAATTCGATCACGTCAAGCAAGATattaaatatgaaaaaataagaCAGGGAAACCAGACAGTAGCAAGTCCCAACCATCCATTAATCCATAACATGAGTGAGGATTTTACAGAGTTCAGATGTAAAGTATCTAAAACTATTACACCATATGTCTATGAACATAAAAACCGGGGATCAGCCCTTATTCCAGGTGCTTTCTATGTAGAACTTGGATTGGCAGCTGCAGCTAACATCTTAAAACCCAAATTGCCTTTAAGTTCTCTGAAAATCAGTGTAACATTTTTGAACCCCTGTGTTCTCCAACAGGACTCTGTGGACCTAAATGTGAAACTACACCAAGAAGACCAAGTAACCCGTTTTGAAGTTCTAACATCACATGTTTTTGCAACTGGACAGATAGAAAAAACAAACCGTACACTAGACACAAGCAAAAGAATCTCAACTGAACAGATTTTCCATAGATGtacttctatttttaaaaaagaaaatctaTATGAGCAGCTCTCTTCATTCGGATTTGAATATGGAAAGTCATACAAACAGCTGGGCGATGTTCATTATGGAAAAGATCTTAAAGAAGGGATTGCCAGAGTAAAAGTGAGTGAAGAAATCAGAGAAACAATGTATGAGTATCACATACATCCAGTCATCTTAGATTGGTTCCTTCAAATGACAGTTTGTATGGGATCTGATTCAAATGACTCAGTGATCTTTCCATCATCCGTAGAAAATGTAACAATTCTACAGCCACTTCAAGAGGAAATGATCATCTACATGAAAACAGTACAAAGAACCGAGAAGTACATTGAAATGTGTGGATGTTTTGCAGATAACAATGGTTCCATTTTAGTAGAAATAAAAAGAGCTAAGATGGCATTGGTAAAACAAACATTTAACAAAGAAGAGAAAAGTTTTTTCCATGTTGAATGGAAGCAGTCTTCCCAATCCCAGTCTACTCCAGAACATCCAGACCATCAGTCAAAGATGATGATTTATTCTGACAATCTCGGAATAGGTGAAAAATTATCGAAATATATACAGAATGGACTGAGCTACATTACTTTTAACAGCTGGGATTCAGATATTCATACACATCAGCTTCTTAACAGTGATTGTAATGAAGTTGTGTTTATGTGGGGAATTCACAGACCCACTGAGGATATTTCAGACAATCCCTCACAATATCTTGCACAGTGCTGTGACGTCTATCGACAGCTGATTTTAGCAGTCAAACAAAAGACCATTAAACCTTCCATCAGGACAGTGACGTTCAGAACAGTGGATAAGACAGTGGATCACATCAATCCTGGATTTTCACTGGTGGGAATGACAAGAGCATGCCTCGTTGAAATAACTGAAATCACATTTCAGCTCATTGATATTTCTTCGCCAAGTAGCCAAAATGTGGCGGCATTAGCTCAAGTTCTTCTTCAGTTTGATCCAAATGATTATCCTGAGATCTGGATCAATGAAGGTTCAATTTATACTAGTGATATTATTTCCACTGACACTGAAAAGAGAACATGGCAAATAAAATCTTTAGAGAAATCGGATCATTTTACCCTTTACACTTCAGATCCCTACAAAATACATGACATTTCTGCTGAACAAAACCATTTCCCATTTTCTGAATTACAGAAGAATGAAATAGAGATTAATATTGACAAAATTTGCACCCACACAGAAGATTATTTTCCTGTGAGCCTTTCAAGTTGGAAATATGGAAATACTTTGTATTGGACAACCAGTGAAAAGCATGAGCTCATTGCTCTAGATTATTCTGGTATTGTTACTGCAGTTGGGAAAGATGTCAAGAAAATTCAAGTTGGGGATCAGGTTGTGGCGTGTTATCCAATAGTTGCAACCTCAAAAGTGAAGATTTGTCAGGATGTTTGCTACTTAGTCAAGAAAGTTCCAGTATTAGGAAATTCTCCTTGCAtctctttttttgttttagcCTGGGAAATATTACATCACCATCTACCACCTACAAAAAATAAACCAAAACTCGTAATAGTAACATTAGATGCAAAGTCTATTTTATGCAGAGTTTTATCTAAGACAGCAGAACAATCAGGCTGGAAAGTTGTTATATCCAATGGGGATATCATAACTGACAAAAAGTGTGCTGCTATGGTTGTCCTTCCTGCAGCTGAAGGTATCTCTAGAGAAGCACTCACTGAGTTACCACTTCTTAAAAATGTCATTGTTCTTTCGGaccaaaaaaacattaaaaatctgATATTGAACGCCAGACAAGATATTCATGTTCACCTGCTTGATCTTGCTGTTGTGTTTCAGAAGGCATATCTACAGCAGTTTGCAAAAGACTTACATAAATGGTTATACTCAATATCATCTGAAATCATTATTCCAGAATCGACCATTCAACCGCCATGCAGTAATTCTGATGTTAAGAATACATTGTGCAGCTACTCAACAGCCCAGGCCTTACCCCTTCTAGCGCTAGAGAATGGTATAATCTCAAAGATTTCTGAGTCACCAGCTGATCCTAGGCTTTTTAGGCATCGTGGTGTTTATATAGTAACAGGTGGTCTGACTGGTCTTGGGTTTGAAACAGTAAAATTCATTATACGGAATGGTGGTGGCAATGTTGTGATTTTATCCAGAAGAAATCCCACTCCTGAAATGAAACAGCAAATAGCTGAGGCTcagaatgaaaagaaaaacagCAAGCTAGTCACCTTGCAATGTAACATTACCAGTTATACTGAAGTCACAAAAGCAATAAATTCGATACAAAAAATATTCCCAAATATTCCAATTAGAGGTGTCTTTCACAGTGCTGTTGTTTTTCATGATGGGATTCTGCAGAACTTAAACTTGCTACTTTTTGAGAAAGTTTTTAGCCCTAAAGTAGATGGAGCTGTGAATCTTCACCGTGCCACATCAAACATTAAACTTGACTATTTTGTTTGCTATTCATCTGTTACATCATTTGTTGGAAATGCCGGACAAGCAAATTATGCTGCTGCTAACTCCTTTCTAGACGTGTTCTGTCAATACAGAAGAAATAAGGGTCTTTGTGGACAATCGATCAGTTGGGGTGGTCTCAATCTTGGTGTGTTACTCAACCAGCACCAAATTCACAAACTCTTAGAAGCAAAAGGAATGCTTCTCTTGAATACTGAGGAAATTCATGAGCATCTGAAAAAATGTCTTTTGATAAACAATGTCCACCAAGCCATTGCCAAGTTTAATTTTAAAACCATGTACAATAGTCTAATTTCGTACATACCAACACTAAACAAGCGCTTCTATAATATCATAGTGGAAGAGATGAAAAGTTGGGAACAAACACCAAAAGGGAATCAGTTCCCCAGTCGTAATACGGAAACAAGTGAAGATTACATTTTGTTAGTGGTTACTGAGCTCACAGGAGTCGGCTCAACTGACATCAGTACGGGAACTCTTCTCGGTTCCCTGGGGATTGACTCAATGTTGGCCATGACATTACAAAGTCGTGTCTATAAAGAGAAGAATGTGAACATACCTCTTGTCAAACTTTTAGATCCCAACACAACCATCTTAATGTTGGTGTCAATTCTTAAGGAAACCACTTGTGATGAATTGGAGTTTGTGACAAAAATAATTGAAGAAACTAAGCTGTAA